The following are from one region of the Actinopolyspora halophila DSM 43834 genome:
- a CDS encoding heavy metal translocating P-type ATPase yields MSDACGCGGEEPRTGEEGGEHEPERLWDVTELRAAAVAGILLVAGYAAGWAGAPLMLALVLKALALAAGAYTFVPETLKRLATGRIGVGTLMTIAAIGAVILGEVGEAAMLAVLFSISEGLEEYSLVRTRRGLRALLSLVPEQATVLRDGAEVVVAPSELRVGDRMLVKPGERIATDGVIRTGRTALDTSAITGESVPVEAGPDQEVFAGSINGTGVLEVEVTTTAEDNSLARIVAIVEAEQSRKGASQRLADRIAKPLVPGVMIAAALIAGLGSVFGDPATWIERALVVLVAASPCALAISIPVTVVAAIGAASKNGVLVKGGAALEALGRVRGVALDKTGTLTRNEPAVVEVTTADGISREHVLGLAAALEARSEHPLARAILAAVNSETITPAAEVEAVTGAGLVGQVDGRTVRLGRPGWLEPGPLTTEVERMQHDGATAVLVEDDGHVFGAIAVRDELRPEAREVITRLHSGGYHVAMLTGDNHATATALAAEAGIDSVHAELRPEDKARLVGELGRQWSMAMVGDGVNDAPALATADLGIAMGAMGTDVAIETADVALMGEDLRHLPHTLEHARRSRRIMLGNVGLSLAIITVLMPLALFGILGLAAVVLVHEVAEVAVIANGVRAGRATPLRALGTTSRASTPRATAGASA; encoded by the coding sequence ATGAGTGACGCGTGCGGCTGCGGTGGGGAGGAGCCCCGTACCGGTGAGGAGGGCGGCGAGCACGAGCCGGAGCGGCTGTGGGACGTCACTGAGTTGCGTGCCGCGGCGGTGGCCGGGATCCTGCTCGTGGCCGGTTACGCCGCCGGGTGGGCAGGCGCACCACTGATGCTGGCACTGGTGCTCAAGGCGCTGGCGTTGGCCGCGGGTGCCTATACGTTCGTGCCCGAAACGCTCAAGCGGCTGGCCACCGGCAGGATCGGTGTCGGCACGCTGATGACGATCGCCGCGATCGGCGCGGTGATTCTCGGTGAGGTCGGCGAGGCTGCGATGCTGGCCGTCCTGTTTTCCATCAGTGAGGGGCTGGAGGAGTACTCCCTGGTCCGCACCCGGCGGGGCCTGCGGGCGCTGCTGTCGCTGGTGCCCGAGCAGGCCACCGTGCTGCGCGACGGTGCCGAAGTCGTGGTCGCCCCGTCCGAGCTGCGGGTCGGCGACCGCATGCTGGTGAAACCCGGTGAACGCATCGCCACCGACGGGGTGATTCGGACCGGGCGCACCGCGCTGGATACCTCGGCGATCACCGGCGAGTCCGTGCCGGTCGAGGCCGGACCCGACCAGGAGGTGTTCGCCGGGTCGATCAACGGCACCGGGGTGCTCGAAGTCGAGGTCACCACGACCGCCGAGGACAACTCGCTGGCCCGGATCGTGGCCATCGTGGAGGCCGAGCAGTCCCGCAAGGGCGCCAGCCAGCGCCTGGCGGACCGCATCGCCAAACCGCTGGTGCCGGGTGTCATGATCGCCGCAGCGCTGATCGCCGGCCTCGGTAGCGTATTCGGTGACCCGGCAACCTGGATCGAACGCGCCCTGGTGGTGCTCGTGGCCGCTTCACCGTGCGCGCTGGCGATTTCCATCCCGGTCACGGTCGTGGCCGCCATCGGCGCGGCCAGCAAGAACGGTGTGCTGGTCAAGGGCGGCGCGGCACTGGAGGCCCTCGGGCGCGTGCGGGGCGTGGCGCTGGACAAGACCGGCACCCTGACCCGCAACGAACCGGCCGTGGTCGAGGTGACCACCGCCGACGGGATCTCCCGCGAGCACGTGCTGGGGCTGGCCGCAGCCCTGGAGGCCCGCAGTGAACATCCGCTGGCCCGGGCGATCCTGGCCGCCGTCAACAGCGAGACGATCACCCCAGCGGCCGAGGTGGAGGCGGTCACCGGCGCCGGATTGGTCGGCCAGGTCGACGGGCGCACCGTCCGGTTGGGACGCCCGGGCTGGCTGGAACCCGGCCCGCTGACTACCGAGGTCGAGCGGATGCAGCACGACGGGGCCACTGCGGTGCTCGTCGAAGACGACGGGCACGTTTTCGGCGCGATCGCCGTACGCGACGAACTGCGGCCCGAGGCACGTGAGGTGATCACCCGACTGCACAGCGGCGGCTACCACGTGGCCATGCTCACCGGCGACAACCACGCCACCGCCACCGCGCTGGCCGCCGAGGCGGGCATCGACTCAGTGCACGCCGAGCTGCGACCAGAGGACAAGGCCCGCCTCGTCGGCGAGCTGGGACGGCAGTGGTCAATGGCGATGGTCGGCGACGGCGTCAACGACGCTCCCGCGCTGGCCACCGCCGACCTGGGCATCGCCATGGGGGCGATGGGCACCGACGTGGCCATCGAAACCGCCGACGTCGCGCTCATGGGCGAAGACCTGCGGCACCTGCCACACACCCTGGAACACGCCCGCCGATCGCGGCGGATCATGCTGGGCAACGTCGGCCTGTCGTTGGCGATCATCACCGTGCTGATGCCGCTGGCCCTGTTCGGCATCCTCGGGCTGGCGGCCGTGGTGCTGGTACACGAGGTGGCCGAGGTCGCTGTCATCGCCAACGGCGTGCGCGCCGGACGGGCCACCCCCCTGCGTGCCCTGGGCACCACCAGCCGCGCGTCGACGCCTCGGGCCACCGCGGGGGCTTCGGCGTGA
- a CDS encoding metalloregulator ArsR/SmtB family transcription factor — protein MTMNSMQECRASSPAGAGLDPAVALFHSLSDATRLAIVQHLAAGEARVADLISELGLAQSTVSAHVACLRDCGLVVGRAQGRQMFYSLARPELLDLLATAETLLDATGNAVALCPNFGTDTASATTGEAGR, from the coding sequence ATGACGATGAATAGCATGCAGGAGTGCCGGGCGTCGAGTCCGGCCGGTGCGGGTCTGGATCCGGCGGTGGCGTTGTTCCACAGCCTCTCGGATGCCACCCGGTTGGCGATCGTGCAGCATCTGGCGGCCGGGGAAGCGCGGGTCGCGGATCTGATCAGCGAGTTGGGGTTGGCCCAGTCGACGGTCTCGGCGCATGTGGCCTGTCTGCGTGACTGCGGCCTGGTGGTCGGCCGGGCGCAGGGGCGGCAGATGTTCTACTCCTTGGCCCGCCCGGAGTTGCTGGATCTGCTGGCAACGGCCGAGACGTTGTTGGACGCGACCGGTAACGCGGTGGCGTTGTGCCCGAACTTCGGCACCGATACCGCGAGTGCCACCACGGGGGAGGCAGGGCGATGA
- a CDS encoding methyltransferase domain-containing protein: MLMNRIETALVTSPPRRWLQRYETHLLIELGGRVPGGRVAEIGCGPGYGTRLILERFGAARVDAVDLDPAMLTRARTRLARHTGRVQLAQGSAIDLRTAFASFGGGDNASYDAVVDFAILHHIPNWRDALAETARVLQPGGRFYFDEVTATALARPSYRLLFDHPADDRFTAGEFLAELPRHGLNIGERWRTRIGGDYLLGVARRAGDSR, translated from the coding sequence ATGCTGATGAATCGCATCGAGACCGCGCTGGTCACCTCCCCACCGCGACGGTGGCTGCAGCGCTACGAGACCCACCTGCTCATCGAGCTCGGCGGGCGCGTGCCCGGCGGCCGGGTGGCCGAAATAGGCTGCGGCCCCGGCTACGGCACCCGGCTCATCCTTGAGCGCTTCGGCGCCGCCCGCGTCGACGCCGTCGACCTCGACCCAGCGATGCTCACCCGCGCCCGCACGCGGCTGGCCCGCCACACCGGGCGAGTCCAGCTCGCCCAGGGCAGCGCCATCGACCTGCGCACCGCCTTCGCGTCCTTCGGCGGCGGCGACAACGCCAGCTATGACGCGGTGGTCGACTTCGCCATCCTCCACCACATCCCGAACTGGCGAGACGCCCTGGCCGAGACGGCGCGGGTCCTCCAACCCGGCGGGCGGTTCTATTTCGACGAGGTCACCGCCACCGCCCTGGCTCGCCCCTCCTATCGGCTGCTGTTCGACCACCCCGCCGACGACCGATTCACCGCCGGCGAGTTCCTCGCCGAACTGCCCCGCCACGGCCTGAACATCGGCGAGCGGTGGCGCACCCGCATCGGCGGCGATTACCTCCTCGGCGTCGCCCGCCGCGCCGGCGACTCGAGGTGA